The following are encoded together in the Labrus mixtus chromosome 2, fLabMix1.1, whole genome shotgun sequence genome:
- the gprc5bb gene encoding G protein-coupled receptor, class C, group 5, member Bb produces the protein MDVILYLLPLIGFAGSFPSPPPPRGCSVDVEPPYRVLCDLESVWGVVLEAVACSGGLCSLVLAVLLLVKLRSIPEPARRSGFGPLLLLLGTLLGLFSISLAFLVGKNQALCVVRRAFWGPLFALCFSSLLVQGVRLRKLVAGQASPTGSSLAALGLALALVQGIISAEWVLLTVVREGHPACEYPPLDFALTCSYTLGLLLIAMGLSLGVVLCGGEMGGDGAGGSEDDRDGENEKQRWKCNAVWLFLSSLASALLWVAWLGFYLYGNQTLRGKGKGERLGGGKKEAKVFDEPALAVALVIQGWILLLFHAIPETYLLLRKPRPSNTQSFFDTSHPTSPPPFGDELPAPTHRPFQENQAFSIEEHGATLRSGTYHSNQGSVRPGIAFRGHVYQPTEMALVMNGGTMPTAPINYTGRRLW, from the exons ATGGACGTCATCCTCTACCTCCTGCCACTGATTGGCTTCGCCGGgtccttcccctctcctcctcctccccgggGTTGCAGTGTGGATGTAGAACCCCCGTACAGGGTGCTGTGTGACCTGGAGTCGGTGTGGGGTGTTGTTCTGGAGGCTGTGGCCTGCAGCGGAGGCCTCTGCTCCCTGGTCCTCGCCGTGCTCCTGCTGGTCAAGCTGCGTTCCATTCCCGAGCCCGCCCGGCGCTCCGGCTTTGGGccactcctcctgctcctggGCACGCTCCTCGGACTCTTCTCCATCTCGTTAGCATTCCTTGTGGGCAAGAACCAGGCGCTCTGTGTGGTCCGTAGGGCCTTCTGGGGGCCCCTTTTCGCCCTCTGCTTCTCCAGTTTACTGGTGCAGGGTGTGAGGCTCAGGAAGCTGGTGGCCGGACAGGCGAGCCCCACAGGCAGCTCCCTTGCAGCCCTGGGTCTGGCCCTGGCCCTCGTCCAGGGCATCATCTCTGCTGAATGGGTCTTGCTGACTGTAGTGAGAGAAGGTCACCCAGCCTGTGAATATCCACCTTTAGactttgctctgacatgcagcTACACCCTGGGGCTGCTCCTCATAGCTATGGGGCTCTCCCTGGGGGTGGTCCTGTGTGGAGGGGAGATGGGGGGAGATGGAGCAGGTGGGAGTGAAGACGATAGagatggagaaaatgaaaagcagagaTGGAAGTGCAACGCTGTCTGGCTCTTCCTGTCGAGTTTGGCCTCAGCATTGCTATGGGTGGCGTGGCTGGGGTTTTATCTTTATGGCAACCAGACGCTGAgggggaaggggaagggggAGAGGTtgggaggaggaaagaaggaagcaAAGGTGTTTGATGAGCCCGCACTGGCGGTAGCCCTGGTCATTCAGGGCTGGATCCTGCTGCTGTTCCACGCTATCCCTGAGACGTACCTTTTACTCCGTAAACCTCGACCGTCCAACACACAAAGCTTCTTCGACACCAGTCACCCgacctctcctccaccttttggAGATGAGCTCCCTGCACCCACTCATCGACCCTTCCAAGAAAACCAGGCCTTTTCTATCGAGGAGCATGGAGCAA CTCTCCGATCTGGAACATACCACAGTAACCAGGGCAGCGTACGTCCGGGCATCGCCTTCAGAGGGCACGTCTACCAACCCACTGAGATGGCTCTGGTCATGAACGGGGGAACT ATGCCAACAGCTCCGATTAACTACACTGGTCGACGGTTATGGTGA
- the exosc1 gene encoding exosome complex component CSL4, with translation MSPMKLCVPGDKLCSVEDCIPGTGVYVRHGCIYSSLAGYVLRKNEGEELPVISVVRETETQLLPDVGAIVTCKVTSINPRFAKVHILYVGSTPLKDRFRGTIRKEDVRATEKDKVETYKSFRPGDIVLAKVISLGDVQSNYLLTTAENELGVVVAHSEAGAQMVPISWCEMQCPRTHAKEFRKVARVQPEYLQA, from the exons ATGTCGCCCATGAAGCTGTGTGTTCCAG GTGACAAGCTGTGCAGTGTAGAAGACTGTATTCCCGGCACAGGAGTATACGTGCGGCACGGCTGCATATACTCCTCTCTAGCAGGCTACGTGCTCAGGAAGaacgagggagaggag ttACCCGTGATCTCAGTGGTGAGGGAAACAGAGACGCAACTACTACCAGACGTAGGAGCGATAGTCACCTGTAAG GTTACAAGCATCAACCCCAGATTCGCAAAGGTCCACATCCTTTATGTCGGCTCCACACCGCTGAAGGACCGCTTCAGAGGGACGATAAG GAAAGAAGATGTCCGTGCAACAGAGAAGGACAAG GTGGAGACGTACAAAAGCTTCAGACCCGGAGACATCGTCTTGGCAAAAGTC ATTTCTCTCGGAGACGTGCAGTCTAACTACCTGCTGACAACAGCAGAGAATGAGCTGGGCGTGGTGGTGGCACACAGTGAAGCAG GTGCTCAGATGGTTCCTATCAGCTGGTGTGAGATGCAGTGCCCGCGAACGCACGCCAAGGAGTTCCGCAAAGTGGCCCGAGTGCAGCCGGAGTACTTACAGGCATGA
- the knop1 gene encoding lysine-rich nucleolar protein 1: protein MTMKVEEDKSEGKIVKKKKQKKEQTSLPGKNKCTVDDGSLAEEKKGKKSKKVKAITLDVEPLNGGVEKEEKKKKSKSKVEPLNDADVSDVKSENDEGVRKEKKKKKKLADDENRVETAESSVKEEKVEQKVKKEKKVKNKSVQAKSEHLKLKKEEVVDELPKKAKKAKKSFLVEGTDTEEKVKDKKKKTKTTKDETVKAEEEDVKSVNKKKKKAQTKVAEDVVKVETLETEELKVKKKKKKSEGNEAGTPQIKGKNKTSKVNKDDILKEKSTESQTVIFKEEKVELKKKGKKSRTASVEVKEEEETEPKKKKRKKRAEEEQLEVECEEAETQSVDTSKKRKRKKSAVKEETQEVSVETSVKKKKIKEEVKDEHEVSQTDVVFLSEKSGNTDEVTINQERRQALQMEVDEASQPKKAAKPVGFGQWSTAQFDNSEQQQKFLRLMGGFKKGFQPASGSTGGANMALGKDDQQKLQQGLLGQFERAQSRRVDFHNKGSGLGFSAPSNKKFAIDINASRSVRFDD from the exons ATGACAATGAAGGTGGAAGAAGACAAAAGTGAGGGAAAAattgtgaagaagaagaaacaaaagaaagaacagaCATCTCTGCCTGGAAAAAACAAGTGTACTGTTGACGACGGGAGCCtagcagaggagaaaaaaggaaagaagagtaAAAAGGTTAAAGCAATAACTCTGGATGTTGAGCCTTTAAATGGAggtgttgaaaaggaggagaagaaaaagaaaagtaaaagtaaagtaGAACCTCTGAATGATGCTGACGTTTCTGATGTCAAGAGTGAAAATGACGAAGGCGttaggaaagagaagaagaagaaaaagaagctggCTGATGATGAGAACCGAGTGGAAACTGCAGAGAGTTcagtgaaagaagaaaaagtggaacagaaagtaaagaaggagaagaaagtaaaaaataagTCTGTACAAGCTAAATCAGAACATTTAAAGctgaagaaagaggaggtggTGGATGAGCTGCCAAAGAAAGCcaagaaggcaaaaaaaagttttttagtTGAAGGCACAGACACGGAGGAAAAagtaaaagacaagaagaagaaaactaaaaCCACAAAGGATGAAACGGTAAAAGCTGAAGAGGAAGATGTAAAAAGtgtaaacaaaaagaagaaaaaagctcaAACAAAAGTGGCTGAAGACGTGGTAAAGGTAGAAACACTGGAGACTGAAGAGctaaaagtgaagaagaagaaaaagaaatccgAGGGAAACGAAGCAGGAACCCCTCAGatcaaaggcaaaaacaaaacaagcaaagtGAACAAAGATGATATCCTCAAGGAGAAATCCACAGAGAGCCAGACCGTTATTTTTaaggaggagaaagtggagctgaagaagaagggaaaaaagagTAGGACAGCTTCTGTGGAGgtaaaggaagaagaggagactgagcccaagaagaagaaaaggaagaagagagcagaggaagaacAACTGGAGGTCGAATGTGAAGAAGCTGAGACGCAGAGTGTGGACACgagcaaaaaaaggaaaaggaagaagagcGCCGTTAAGGAGGAAACGCAGGAGGTGAGCGTTGAAACCAGcgtgaaaaagaagaaaataaaagaagaggtgAAAGATGAACAT gaggTTTCCCAAACAGATGTGGTCTTTCTGTCAGAGAAATCTGGAAACACTGATGAGGTCACCATAAACCAG GAGAGAAGACAGGCTTTACAAATGGAGGTTGACGAGGCGTCTCAACCTAAAAAAGCAGCCAAACCTGTG GGTTTCGGTCAGTGGAGCACGGCACAGTTCGACAACTCGGAACAGCAGCAGAAGTTCCTCCGATTGATGGGAGGCTTCAAAAAGGGTTTCCAGCCGGCTTCAGGGAGCACTGGGGGAGCAAACATGGCACTGGGGAAAGACGACCAGCAAAAGTTGCAGCAAGGGCTTCTGGGACAGTTTGAACGCGCTCAATCGCGCAGAGTGGACTTTCATAACAAGGGCTCAGGACTCGGGTTCTCCGCACCGTCCAACAAGAAGTTCGCCATTGATATCAATGCGTCTAGATCTGTTCGCTTTGATGATTGA
- the pgam1b gene encoding phosphoglycerate mutase 1b translates to MAAYKLVLIRHGESCWNQENRFCGWFDADLSETGEQEARRGGQALKDAGYEFDVCYTSVLKRAIRTLWFVLDSIDQMWLPVNRTWRLNERHYGGLTGLNKAETAAKHGEAQVKIWRRSFDTPPPPMDEEHDYYQNISKDRRYSDLTEDQLPSCESLKDTIARALPFWEAEIVPQIKDGKRVLIAAHGNSLRGIVKHLEGMSEEAIMELNLPTGIPIVYELDKNLKPLGPMQFLGDEETVKKAMEAVAAQGKVKK, encoded by the exons ATGGCTGCGTACAAGCTCGTCCTGATCCGCCATGGAGAGAGCTGCTGGAACCAGGAGAACCGATTCTGCGGCTGGTTCGACGCAGACCTGAGTGAGACCGGGGAGCAGgaggcgaggagaggaggacaggctCTGAAAG ATGCTGGCTATGAATTTGATGTCTGCTACACGTCCGTCCTTAAGAGGGCCATCAGAACCCTGTGGTTTGTTCTGGACAGCATCGACCAGATGTGGCTGCCCGTCAACAGGACCTGGCGTCTCAACGAGCGCCACTACGGTGGCCTGACTGGTCTGAACAAGGCAGAAACAGCGGCCAAACATGGAGAGGCCCAGGTCAAGATCTGGAGGCGCTCCTTCGACACTCCTCCCCCACCCATGGATGAGGAGCATGACTACTATCAGAACATCAGCAAG GACCGGCGTTATAGCGACCTGACAGAGGACCAGCTGCCAAGCTGTGAAAGCCTCAAGGACACTATCGCCCGGGCTCTACCCTTCTGGGAGGCGGAGATCGTTCCTCAGATCAAAGACGGAAAGAGGGTGCTGATTGCTGCCCACGGCAACAGTCTCCGAGGCATCGTCAAGCACCTTGAGG ggATGTCAGAGGAGGCCATCATGGAGCTGAACCTGCCCACAGGGATCCCAATCGTGTACGAGTTGGACAAGAACTTGAAGCCTTTAGGACCCATGCAATTCCTGGGAGACGAGGAGACGGTCAAGAAGGCCATGGAAGCTGTGGCTGCTCAGGGCAAAGTCAAGAAatag